From a region of the Triticum aestivum cultivar Chinese Spring chromosome 7D, IWGSC CS RefSeq v2.1, whole genome shotgun sequence genome:
- the LOC123169297 gene encoding crocetin glucosyltransferase, chloroplastic: MPPQPHFLVLTFPLQGHIAPALRLARRLLVAAPDALVTFSTTEAAHRRMFPAEADAPDGGGGDDCRLELLPFSDGTETGYVRSSTDPAAFTDYMASFQAAGARSVGELVDALAVRGRPVTRVVYTMLLPWAADVAREKGLPSALYWIQPAAVLAVYYHYFHGHAAVVADHRHDPSFLVRFPGLPTQAVRDLPSFLTESTDPSDFFHSVYTTVRDLFDTLDRETPRATVLVNTCQELEEGALAAVGAYDALPIGPVLPSGDEAGLFKQDDAKYMEWLDAKPADSVVYVAFGSLARMEREQLDELLLGLEETGRPYLCVVRKDIKAELADGEASETEMDAPLKNGMVVEWCDQVRVLSHAAVGCFVTHCGWNSVMESVACGVPMVCVPKMSDQRMNAWLVECEWRVGARAEVGGDGVLRAAEVRRRVEEVMREGEAAGGARRAASEWKAAVVEALRKGGSSDRNLRVFLEGITSGVSL, translated from the coding sequence ATGCCTCCGCAACCGCACTTCCTCGTGCTGACGTTCCCGCTCCAGGGCCACATCGCGCCGGCGCTCCGCCTCGCCCGGCGCCTGCTCGTCGCCGCGCCCGACGCGCTCGTCACGTTCTCCACCACTGAAGCAGCGCACCGCCGCATGTTCCCGGCGGAGGCGGACGcgcccgacggcggcggcggcgatgactgCCGCCTCGAGCTCCTCCCGTTCTCGGACGGCACCGAGACCGGGTACGTTAGGAGCAGCACCGACCCCGCGGCCTTCACCGACTACATGGCGTCCTTCCAGGCCGCGGGCGCGCGCAGCGTCGGGGAGCTCGTGGATGCGCTCGCCGTGCGCGGCCGCCCCGTGACCCGCGTCGTGTACACGATGCTCCTCCCGTGGGCCGCGGACGTGGCGCGCGAGAAGGGCCTGCCGTCCGCGCTCTACTGGATCCAGCCGGCCGCCGTGCTCGCCGTCTACTACCACTACTTCCACGGccacgccgccgtcgtcgccgaccACCGCCACGACCCGTCGTTCCTCGTGCGGTTCCCGGGCCTCCCGACGCAGGCCGTGCGGGACCTCCCGTCCTTCCTCACCGAGTCCACCGACCCGTCCGATTTCTTCCACAGCGTGTACACTACCGTACGCGACCTGTTCGACACGCTCGACAGGGAGACCCCCAGAGCCACCGTGCTCGTCAACACGTGCCAGGAACTCGAGGAGGGCGCGCTCGCCGCGGTGGGAGCGTACGATGCGCTGCCGATCGGCCCGGTGCTCCCGTCCGGCGACGAGGCCGGCCTCTTCAAGCAGGACGACGCCAAGTACATGGAGTGGCTCGACGCCAAACCAGCCGATTCCGTGGTGTACGTCGCGTTCGGCAGCCTGGCGAGGATGGAGAGGGAGCAGCTCGACGAGCTGCTCCTCGGACTCGAGGAGACCGGGAGGCCGTACCTGTGCGTCGTCCGGAAGGACATCAAGGCAGAGCTCGCGGATGGCGAAGCGTCGGAGACGGAGATGGACGCGCCACTCAagaacggcatggtggtggagtgGTGCGACCAGGTGCGTGTGCTGTCGCACGCGGCGGTGGGTTGCTTCGTGacgcactgcgggtggaactcCGTGATGGAGAGCGTGGCGTGCGGCGTGCCGATGGTgtgcgtgccaaagatgtcggacCAGCGGATGAACGCGTGGCTCGTCGAGTGCGAGTGGCGCGTGGGAGCGCGCGCGGAGGTGGGTGGCGACGGCGTGCTTCGCGCGGCCGAGGTGAGGCGGCGTGTAGAGGAGGTGATGCGGGAGGGCGAGGCCGCGGGGGGCGCACGGCGCGCGGCGTCAGAGTGGAAGGCGGCGGTCGTAGAGGCTCTGCGGAAAGGTGGCTCGTCGGATCGTAATCTAAGGGTGTTCCTCGAGGGCATCACTAGTGGTGTCTCCTTGTGA